The Bos javanicus breed banteng chromosome 18, ARS-OSU_banteng_1.0, whole genome shotgun sequence genome has a segment encoding these proteins:
- the CMTR2 gene encoding cap-specific mRNA (nucleoside-2'-O-)-methyltransferase 2, with amino-acid sequence MSKCRKQPLGSSPETFSPDVLADIFELFAKNFSYGKPLNNEWQLPDPSEIFTCDHTEFSAFLDLKNSLNEVKNLLSDKKLDEWHEHTAFTNKAGKIISHVRKSVNAELCTQAWCKFHEILCSFPLIPQEAFQNGKLNSLHLCEAPGAFIASLNHYLKSHRFPCDWNWVANTLNPYHEANDNLTMIMDDRLIANTLRCWYFGPDNTGDIMTLRYLTGLQNFINSMGTIHLITADGSFDCQGNPGEQEALVSCLHYCEAVTALMTLGNGGSFVLKMFTLFEHCSINLMYLLNCSFDQVHVFKPATSKAGNSEVYVVCLYYKGRETIYPILSKMVLNFGSEMTKKALFPHHMIPESFLRKHEECCTFFHKYQLETISENIRLFDCMGKREQAKLNSLRDYAVQYFMQKFQLKPLSRNNWLVKKSNIGCSTNTKWFGQRSRYFKTYNERKMLETLSWKDKVAKGYFDSWAEEHAMYHPGQSSLLEGTAFNLECHLWQVLQGKKLPKVKCSPFCDGEILKALNESVEKSLGGALNFDHKFRPKQKHCCSCHVFSEELIFSELFSLTKCLQDHQDKEPSTQIKCLLVGFPALHNIKMPIPLEVRLLESAALMTFSCSLLHDGDPTYQQLFLDCVLHSLQQLHTGDVMILPILSCFTRFMAGLIFVLHSCFRFITFSCPISSEPLKTCAVLLCVGYQDLPNPVFQYLQNVNELLRDLVNTEAPQQVLQFVPMEVLLKGALLDFLWDLNAAIAKRYLHLIIQGEREEIIGSL; translated from the coding sequence ATGAGTAAGTGCAGAAAACAACCACTGGGTTCAAGTCCTGAGACATTCAGCCCAGATGTTCTTGCTGACATTTTTGAACTCTTTGCCAAGAACTTTTCTTATGGCAAACCACTTAATAATGAGTGGCAGTTACCAGATCCCAGCGAGATTTTCACCTGTGACCACACGGAATTCAGTGCATTCCTTGACTTGAAGAACTCCCTAAATGAAGTGAAAAACCTACTGAGTGATAAGAAATTGGATGAGTGGCATGAGCACACGGCTTTCACTAACAAAGCTGGGAAAATAATTTCTCATGTGAGAAAATCTGTAAATGCTGAACTTTGTACTCAAGCATGGTGTAAGTTTCATGAAATTTTGTGCAGCTTTCCACTTATTCCACAGGAAGCTTTTCAGAACGGAAAACTGAATTCTCTACACCTTTGTGAAGCTCCTGGAGCTTTTATAGCTAGTCTCAATCACTATTTAAAATCCCATCGATTCCCCTGTGATTGGAATTGGGTAGCTAATACTCTGAATCCTTACCATGAGGCAAATGACAATCTTACGATGATTATGGATGACCGACTTATTGCAAATACCTTGCGTTGTTGGTACTTTGGTCCAGATAACACTGGTGATATCATGACCTTGAGATATCTGACTGGACTTCAGAATTTCATAAACAGTATGGGTACCATTCACttgatcactgcagatggaagTTTTGATTGCCAAGGAAACCCAGGTGAACAAGAAGCTTTAGTCTCTTGTTTGCATTACTGTGAAGCTGTCACTGCTCTGATGACTCTTGGAAATGGTGGCTCTTTTGTTCTGAAGATGTTTACTTTGTTTGAACATTGTTCCATAAATCTTATGTACCTACTAAACTGTTCTTTTGATCAAGTTCATGTTTTCAAACCAGCTACTAGCAAGGCAGGAAACTCAGAAGTCTATGTGGTATGTCTGTACTATAAGGGAAGAGAGACAATCTATCCTATTTTATCTAAGATGGTGCTGAATTTTGGGTCTGAAATGACCAAGAAAGCTCTCTTTCCCCATCACATGATTCCAGAATCTTTTCTTAGAAAACATGAAGAATGTTGCACGTTCTTTCATAAGTACCAACTAGAGACTATTTCTGAGAACATTCGTCTGTTTGACTGCATGGGAAAACGGGAACAAGCAAAGCTGAATAGCTTAAGGGACTATGCTGTTCAGTATTTCATGCAAAAGTTTCAATTGAAGCCTCTTTCCAGAAATAACTGGCTAGTGAAAAAATCTAATATTGGCTGTAGTACAAATACAAAATGGTTTGGGCAGagaagcagatattttaaaaCCTACAATGAAAGGAAAATGCTGGAAACCCTTTCCTGGAAAGATAAGGTGGCCAAAGGGTACTTTGACAGTTGGGCTGAAGAACATGCTATGTATCACCCTGGGCAAAGTTCTCTTTTGGAAGGGACAGCTTTCAATCTTGAGTGTCACTTATGGCAGGTTTTACAGGGAAAGAAACTGCCAAAGGTAAAGTGTTCTCCTTTCTGTGATGGTGAGATTTTAAAGGCTCTTAATGAATCAGTTGAAAAGTCATTAGGAGGAGCCTTGAATTTTGATCATAAGTTTAGGCCAAAACAGAAGCATTGTTGTTCTTGTCACGTTTtttctgaagaattgatattttctgAGTTGTTTAGCCTTACCAAGTGCCTTCAGGATCATCAGGATAAAGAACCCAGCACCCAGATAAAGTGCCTGCTAGTGGGCTTCCCAGCTCTCCATAATATCAAAATGCCCATACCATTGGAAGTTCGACTCTTGGAATCAGCTGCACTCATGACTTTTAGCTGTTCATTGCTTCATGATGGAGACCCCACTTACCAGCAATTATTTTTGGACTGCGTACTACATTCCTTGCAGCAGCTTCATACAGGAGATGTTATGATTTTGCCTATACTTTCTTGTTTTACAAGGTTTATGGCTGGTTTGATATTTGTACTCCACAGCTGTTTTAGATTCATCACATTTTCTTGTCCCATATCCTCTGAGCCCCTGAAGACTTGTGCAGTCCTGCTTTGTGTTGGTTAtcaggatcttccaaacccagttTTCCAGTATCTGCAAAATGTGAACGAATTGTTGAGAGATTTGGTTAACACTGAGGCACCCCAGCAGGTTTTACAGTTTGTGCCAATGGAGGTGCTCCTTAAGGGCGCACTACTTGATTTTTTGTGGGATTTGAATGCTGCCATTGCTAAAAGGTACTTGCATTTGATTAttcaaggagagagagaagaaatcatcGGCAGCCTTTAG